ACGCCAGGATCAGTGCATCACTGCTGACCAACGGCTATGTGCAGCACGAGTCTCAACCATTCATCTGGTTTCGAGAGGTCTCTCTGGGCGGCGGCGTCGTGACCGTCGAGATCGACTTCCTCGCGGGTGAGTACGGCGGCACCGGGAAGCACCATCGAACACAGCGAGTCCAGGACCTCAAGCCGCGCAAGGCGCGCGGCGCCGATCTCCTCTTCAGTGAGACGAGAGAACGCGAGATAGAGGGTCGGCTCCCCAGCGGCGCGTTGGACACCGTCTCGGTAAAGGTTGCCGGAGTCGTGTCATACCTCGTGATGAAGAGCTCGGCACTCGAGACGCGAATCAAAGATAAGGACGCCTACGACATCTGGTTCACGTTGGCCAACTACCCGGGTGGAATCCCAGCAGTGGTCGAGGAGTTCACTCCGTTCGCGGACCACGGACTCGTGCGCGAAACCGTCTCGGTTCTGGAAGGTAAGTTCACCTCCCCTGAGCACTTCGGGCCAACCTCGGTTGCGGTGTTTCTTGAGCATGACGGCGATGCGGCGGTGCTCACCAAGCGCGACGCATTTGAGCGTGTTCAAGCGCTGCTTGACGGTCTGGGAGCGTTGCGGGACTAGAGCAACGGCTCAGGAGTCCCGCTTGGCTCCCGCCCTCACCCGACGCCGGAAGTCAGGGTTCACGCCGCTGCCGCCCCAGTTCGGGCAGTCATTCCGCAGTCCTTCCGCAGACCTCGGCCCCTCTTCGCCCCTTCAGCCCCTGTCGCGTAGCCGCAAAGGGCGTATGCGAAGAAGCCCGCCGGTATCCCGACGGGCTTCGGAGTTCTTTTGGTGGAGCCAAGGGGGATCGAACCCCTGACCTCATGGCTGCCAGCCATGCGCTCTCCCAGCTGAGCTATGGCCCCACGTCTGGGCACCGCCTGAGCGGCAAGCGGTAGTATACCAGCACGTCACGGGCGGTCAAGCTAGCGCGTTGACTCGAGAAGAGTGTACTCGAAATCGATTCGATGCCTCACAAAAGAAGGTACTCGAACCGGCCCTTGCCGGATCGACCGGCGAAAGGGCCCGAGGATGCCGCTATCAATGGCTCGCGTTGCCTCACCGGAAATGTACTCGAACGCGCTCGGTTGCGCCTTGAATCAGCCTGATGAGAATCGCTTGCAAGTAGGTCATCGCATGTATTCCCAAGGTTGAACGAGGCGCGCAAGGTCGACCTGCCAGCGCCCTTGGCCAATCGACCGTGCGCACCCGAGCAGGTCGCGCACGGTCGCGTGCGCTGCGGCGAGGGCATCGACCGGCGACAGCCTACGGGCCAGGTGGCACGCGAGCGCTGAGGAGAGCATACAGCCGGTTCCGCGGACATCGCCGACTCCGGCGACGAGCGGGTGCGTTGCGCACACGGCGCTCCCGTTCGCAAGCACAAGGACATCGACTGCCTCAGCAGGGCTGCTACCCGGCAGCCCCGTCACGCACACCGCCGAGCCATAGCGAGATGCGAGCGTTCGCGCCGCCGCGACTGCGGCGTCCGCATTCGCAACGCCGTCGACGGCGGCGAGGTGCGCAGCCTCCTCGGCGTTGGGGGTGATGAGGGTTGAGACCCGCGCCACCATGTCCACCGCGCGCACCGCGCCCTCGACAAGCGAACCGCCGCTCGAGCTTGCGAGCACCGGGTCC
This sequence is a window from Actinomycetota bacterium. Protein-coding genes within it:
- a CDS encoding bifunctional hydroxymethylpyrimidine kinase/phosphomethylpyrimidine kinase; its protein translation is MSAPVAAPRALAVGGLDPSVGAGVLLDAFVMSRLGYQPAVVVTTVTAQNSASFAGAWPVEPETLIAQLEAVLAEGSFSCVKVGALGSDVLALAVGEWLVRADLPAVVSDPVLASSSGGSLVEGAVRAVDMVARVSTLITPNAEEAAHLAAVDGVANADAAVAAARTLASRYGSAVCVTGLPGSSPAEAVDVLVLANGSAVCATHPLVAGVGDVRGTGCMLSSALACHLARRLSPVDALAAAHATVRDLLGCARSIGQGRWQVDLARLVQPWEYMR